AGCATTTCATATGCTACAAAACCGATAAAAAAGGACGCTGCTGCAGATTGCAAGAAGGTACGTGAAATTTCTGTCGTTACACTGCCACAAAAATCTCGTTTGAAAATGAACCACAACAAAAAGAAATTGACGATCGTACCTATTGAATACGCGAGTGGCAACATAAGTATTTCTGTTCCAGGCAGCCCATCAACGCGCAAGAGGGACTCAATAAAGTACCTGAAGGTTGCAATATGGTCAAAAAGATAAAGTAGCCCATACGCTGAAGCAATAGTGAGTGCAGCACAGAATAAATTAATGAGGAGGGGCTTTTTCGTATTGCCTGCTGCATAGTAACCACGTACAAAAAGATGCACCAAACTCTGTGCTACTAGTGATACGGCAAAAATTGCAAGTGTTGCTGCAGTAATACGCGTATGCGTCCACGAAAATGATCCTGACCCCAATATAACGCGAACAATCTGAGCACGGAGAATGATAAAGAGGAAAATAATCGGTAGTGACCAAAAAATAATTTTCTTTGATGCTTCGATAATATGCCGCACAAAAAGCTCACGTTCGTTTGAGGTGATAAATCTAACTAGTGTCGGGAAGGATGCTACAGAATAACTAATACCGATAATGCTTATCGGTACGGACTGCAAATTGTATGAGAAATTAAATATTGATATTGACCCTTGGCCTATTTTCGAAATGATTGCAATCAACACAAGCGTTGAAATATTAGATAGAGATAATCCAAGCGTCCTCGGGAGCGACAGAAACACCACTTTGCGAATACTTATCCAATCAATATGCCATGAAAAATTAGGCAAAAATGAGCGATTGATGAGGACTGGCAGCTGGATAGCCAAATGTAGCAGTCCGCCGATCACCACACCCCAAGCAAGACCATAAATCCCAAACAGTGGCTGTAATACAAAAATACCAATCAGTATGCCTATGTTATAAAAGACAGGTGACAGTGCATAGACGAAGAATCGTCTAAACATTTGAGTCGCACTACCAAATATATTTGATGCTCCGAGTAGTATGGGCGACAGGAGCATAATCCGACTTTCTTTGACGAGCATTGCAATACCTTCATCACTAAACCCAGGCGCAATGATATGTGCAATCCACGGCATGCAGATAGCAATAATAAGACTAACGATACCTATGATACTCAAGAAAACTGTAAAGACATCAGAGAACAATTTCTTTGCCTGCTGCAGATTCTCATTATTATCAGCCGGTATTCGTTCGATCAAAAATGGTAGAAGAATCGTGACAGAAGCAAGCGATGCAATCGATGTATAGAGAAAATCTGGGATACGAAATGCGGCATAGTACACATCAAGACTAAGCGACGGCCCCAAATAATGTGCAAGTGCTCGATCACGCAATAGTCCCAAAATTTGAGACAGGAATGCAAATACACCTAATATAAGTGCTGCTTGGTTAACCGAAAGCTCTTTGTTTAGTATTGCGAGTATGCGTTTTACCA
The Candidatus Nomurabacteria bacterium genome window above contains:
- a CDS encoding murein biosynthesis integral membrane protein MurJ → MVKRILAILNKELSVNQAALILGVFAFLSQILGLLRDRALAHYLGPSLSLDVYYAAFRIPDFLYTSIASLASVTILLPFLIERIPADNNENLQQAKKLFSDVFTVFLSIIGIVSLIIAICMPWIAHIIAPGFSDEGIAMLVKESRIMLLSPILLGASNIFGSATQMFRRFFVYALSPVFYNIGILIGIFVLQPLFGIYGLAWGVVIGGLLHLAIQLPVLINRSFLPNFSWHIDWISIRKVVFLSLPRTLGLSLSNISTLVLIAIISKIGQGSISIFNFSYNLQSVPISIIGISYSVASFPTLVRFITSNERELFVRHIIEASKKIIFWSLPIIFLFIILRAQIVRVILGSGSFSWTHTRITAATLAIFAVSLVAQSLVHLFVRGYYAAGNTKKPLLINLFCAALTIASAYGLLYLFDHIATFRYFIESLLRVDGLPGTEILMLPLAYSIGTIVNFFLLWFIFKRDFCGSVTTEISRTFLQSAAASFFIGFVAYEMLNILAPVFDLDTFVGIFLQGFLSGIAGILAGIILLIALKNTEFKEIQSMLGKKLIKVPLIAEEQREL